The Corynebacterium confusum genome has a window encoding:
- a CDS encoding 3,4-dioxygenase subunit beta — MSTQDRYFEGRRLDRPGDDIEDQGLAFDMRTMVSRRRVLGIFGIGVGAAALAACSPGGTSTASRSTASSASTMTSTNAAAKYAGQELTELNNETAGPYPGDGSNGPDILDESGVERRDLTTSVDGIGSVDGVPMTLTMKLIDITNDNQPLAGAAVYVWHCNGEGEYSMYSDGVTDQTWLRGVQVTDANGSVTFDSIVPGCYSGRWPHIHFEVFTSTDEITDASNSVLTSQIVVPVEIARACYDDSAYAGSLDNLNNITLDTDNVFSDGWGAQTPTISGRRRRPAISW; from the coding sequence ATGAGCACACAAGATCGTTATTTTGAAGGTCGCCGGCTTGATCGCCCGGGTGACGACATCGAAGATCAGGGACTCGCCTTCGACATGCGCACGATGGTGAGCCGACGCCGGGTCTTAGGAATATTCGGCATTGGCGTCGGCGCGGCCGCCCTGGCCGCCTGCAGCCCCGGCGGGACGAGCACGGCCTCGCGCAGTACGGCATCGTCAGCCTCAACGATGACGAGCACCAACGCGGCCGCGAAGTACGCCGGCCAAGAGCTTACTGAGCTCAACAACGAAACCGCGGGGCCGTACCCCGGCGACGGCTCCAATGGCCCCGACATCCTGGACGAAAGCGGCGTCGAACGCCGTGACCTGACCACCTCCGTCGACGGCATCGGCTCGGTCGATGGCGTGCCCATGACACTGACGATGAAGCTCATCGACATCACCAACGACAATCAGCCGCTGGCCGGCGCCGCGGTCTACGTCTGGCACTGCAACGGTGAGGGGGAGTACTCCATGTACTCCGACGGCGTCACAGATCAAACCTGGCTGCGCGGCGTCCAGGTCACTGACGCCAACGGCAGCGTGACCTTCGATTCCATCGTTCCGGGCTGCTACAGCGGGCGCTGGCCGCACATCCACTTCGAGGTATTCACCAGCACTGACGAGATCACCGATGCCTCCAATTCCGTGCTGACCTCGCAGATTGTCGTGCCGGTAGAAATCGCTCGAGCCTGCTACGACGACAGTGCCTATGCGGGCTCGCTCGACAACCTCAACAACATCACTCTGGACACCGACAACGTATTCTCCGACGGCTGGGGCGCACAGACCCCTACGATATCCGGCCGTCGAAGACGGCCGGCTATCAGCTGGTGA
- a CDS encoding Bax inhibitor-1/YccA family protein codes for MRSSNPVMNTLATSEQHSSNGYNDPQAYGQAPERPMTVDDVVTKTGITISVIIALAVVNFGIAVVTGDASLSMILTLVGGIGGFVTVLVAAFGKKWGSAVVTLIYAAFEGLFIGGFSLLISGYFTVGGSDAGALIGQAILGTVGVFLGMLFVYKTGAVKVTPRFRKIVSGAIIGVFVLVIGNLLLALFTGNNPLRDGGTLAIIFSIVCIVLAALSFMNDFDLADRLIRANAPASHAWGVALGLAVTLVWLYTEILRLLSYFQNR; via the coding sequence TTGCGCAGTAGCAACCCGGTCATGAACACGCTTGCCACCTCGGAGCAACATTCTTCGAACGGCTACAACGATCCGCAGGCTTACGGCCAGGCTCCTGAGCGCCCGATGACCGTCGATGACGTCGTCACCAAGACGGGGATTACGATCAGCGTCATCATCGCCCTAGCAGTCGTCAACTTCGGGATCGCCGTGGTTACCGGTGACGCCTCGCTGTCGATGATTCTGACGCTGGTCGGCGGCATCGGCGGCTTCGTGACCGTCCTGGTGGCCGCCTTCGGCAAGAAGTGGGGCTCCGCAGTCGTCACCCTTATCTACGCGGCCTTTGAGGGGCTGTTCATCGGCGGGTTCTCCCTGCTGATTTCCGGCTACTTTACCGTGGGCGGCTCCGATGCCGGCGCCCTGATCGGCCAGGCCATCCTGGGTACCGTCGGTGTCTTCCTGGGTATGCTCTTCGTCTACAAGACCGGTGCCGTCAAGGTCACCCCGCGTTTCCGCAAGATTGTCTCCGGCGCCATCATCGGCGTTTTCGTGCTGGTCATTGGTAACCTGCTGCTGGCCCTGTTCACCGGAAACAACCCGCTGCGCGACGGCGGCACCCTGGCGATCATCTTCTCCATTGTCTGCATCGTGCTGGCCGCCCTGTCCTTCATGAATGACTTCGACCTGGCCGACCGCCTTATCCGCGCCAACGCTCCGGCTTCCCACGCCTGGGGCGTGGCCCTTGGCCTGGCCGTCACCCTGGTCTGGCTCTACACCGAGATCCTGCGCCTGCTGAGCTACTTCCAGAATCGCTAG